The following are from one region of the Salvia splendens isolate huo1 chromosome 2, SspV2, whole genome shotgun sequence genome:
- the LOC121758929 gene encoding zinc finger protein CONSTANS-LIKE 13-like translates to MSEDIHSCTDETERLCDFCNESKALLYCRADSAKLCFSCDLEVHSTNPLFQKHNRSLLCDSCSSSPSSIFCSTESAVLCQNCDWEIHNSFASIHDRRPLEGFSGCPSVTDLLRFLGLQDFGKNKLDLAAGNEFLDMLVWETPTVVTLDDLIVANNYDDDSAPALQSTGLPPFPKNRNASCGKHMEEIFSQLHEMAKKDPNYSGSLEAFVENNQPQVTAKCPKETKVEEPASNGDWCFVGGVQDEGFPCAYFGDFSEMSHLVPDKDSDAADSAGFGNGLQEIQPCVPVDSQLPPTAATRELNSQERDSALSRYKEKKKTRRYDKHVRYESRKVRAQSRVRIKGRFAKKDR, encoded by the exons ATGAGTGAAGATATTCACAGTTGTACAGATGAAACAGAGCGTCTGTGCGATTTCTGCAACGAGTCGAAGGCGCTCCTCTACTGCCGCGCGGATTCCGCCAAGCTCTGCTTCAGCTGCGATCTCGAGGTGCACTCCACGAATCCGCTCTTTCAGAAGCACAACCGCTCCCTCCTCTGCGATTCCTGCAGTTCCTCCCCCTCTTCCATCTTCTGCTCCACCGAATCCGCCGTCCTCTGCCAGAATTGCGACTGGGAGATCCACAATAGCTTCGCCTCCATCCACGACCGCCGCCCGCTCGAAGGCTTCTCCGGCTGTCCTTCCGTCACCGACCTGCTTAGGTTTCTAGGGTTGCAGGATTTCGGGAAGAATAAATTGGATCTCGCCGCCGGAAACGAATTTCTCGATATGTTGGTGTGGGAGACGCCGACTGTCGTCACCCTCGATGATTTGATCGTCGCCAATAATTATGATGATGATTCTGCCCCTGCTCTTCAGTCTACCGGCTTGCCCCCTTTCCCTAAG AATCGAAATGCATCGTGTGGTAAGCACATGGAAGAAATATTTTCCCAACTTCACGAGATGGCAAAGAAGGATCCAAACTACAGTGGTTCCCTTGAAGCCTTTGTGGAAAACAATCAACCACAAGTAACTGCAAAATGTCCAAAGGAAACTAAGGTGGAGGAGCCG GCTAGTAATGGTGATTGGTGTTTTGTTGGAGGGGTTCAAGATGAAGGCTTTCCTTGTGCATATTTTGGTGATTTCAGTGAGATGAGCCATTTGGTGCCGGACAAGGATTCAGACGCAGCTGACAGTGCTGGTTTTGGAAATGGTCTTCAAGAGATTCAACCGTGTGTTCCTGTCGATTCTCAACTGCCTCCTACTGCAGCAACACGTGAGCTTAACAGCCAAGAGCGAGACTCTGCACTATCACGCtacaaggagaagaagaaaactAGAAG GTACGACAAGCATGTGAGATACGAATCCAGAAAAGTTCGAGCACAAAGTAGGGTGAGAATAAAGGGCCGTTTTGCAAAGAAGGATCGCTAG
- the LOC121781242 gene encoding E3 ubiquitin-protein ligase MIEL1-like isoform X1, whose protein sequence is METLGANSAAAQTQNRDDSDVPREYFGALQHGCDHYRRRCKLKAPCCDQIFTCRHCHNEATSTLSNPRDRHAIVRHEVKQVVCAICNTEQQVSNLCSNCGVKFGEYFCSICKFYDDDISKNQFHCNDCGICRVGGRENFFHCPKCGSCYSVSLRNNHRCVENSMKNHCPICYEFLFDSTKQTTIMKCGHTMHVECYNEMFNQNQYRCPICSKSVFNMSNSWERLDEEIAATAMPEEYRYEVENLCNDCNHTSKTFFHTFGHKCQHCNSYNTRVITRGGDRQQ, encoded by the exons ATGGAAACCCTAGGAGCGAATTCTGCAGCTGCACAAACGCAAAATCGTGATGATAGTGATGTTCCGCGAGAATATTTCGGGGCATTGCAGCATGG GTGCGACCATTATAGGAGAAGATGCAAGCTGAAGGCGCCTTGTTGCGATCAGATTTTTACTTGCCGTCACTGTCATAACGAAGCCACG AGTACTTTGAGCAACCCGAGAGATAGACACGCGATTGTTCGCCATGAAGTTAAGCAA GTTGTTTGTGCAATATGCAATACTGAACAACAG GTTTCCAATCTATGTTCGAATTGTGGCGTCAAATTTGGTGAATACTTCTGCAGCATATGCAAATTCTATGATGATGAT ATCAGTAAAAACCAGTTTCATTGCAATGACTGTGGCATTTGCAG AGTTGGTGGTCGCGAAAACTTCTTTCATTGCCCCAAGTGTG GTTCTTGTTATTCTGTTAGTTTGCGTAACAATCACAGATGTGTAGAGAACTCAATGAAGAATCACTGTCCTATTTGTTATGAG TTTCTGTTCGACTCAACCAAACAGACTACAATTATGAAATGTGGGCACACAATGCATGTGGAATGTTATAATGAGATGTTTAACCAAAACCA GTATCGTTGTCCAATCTGCTCCAAGTCGGTGTTCAATATGTCTAATAGTTGGGAAAGATTAGATGAGGAG ATTGCAGCGACTGCAATGCCTGAGGAATACCGCTACGAA GTTGAAAATCTCTGCAACGATTGCAACCATACTAGCAAGACTTTCTTCCACACATTTGGCCACAAGTGCCAACACTGTAATTCCTACAATACACGTGTGATAACAAGGGGGGGAGACCGGCAGCAATAG
- the LOC121781242 gene encoding E3 ubiquitin-protein ligase MIEL1-like isoform X2, which produces METLGANSAAAQTQNRDDSDVPREYFGALQHGCDHYRRRCKLKAPCCDQIFTCRHCHNEATSTLSNPRDRHAIVRHEVKQVQATSLYMSLLFVQYAILNNRFPIYVRIVASNLVNTSAAYANSMMMISVKTSFIAMTVAFAELVVAKTSFIAPSVFLFDSTKQTTIMKCGHTMHVECYNEMFNQNQYRCPICSKSVFNMSNSWERLDEEIAATAMPEEYRYEVENLCNDCNHTSKTFFHTFGHKCQHCNSYNTRVITRGGDRQQ; this is translated from the exons ATGGAAACCCTAGGAGCGAATTCTGCAGCTGCACAAACGCAAAATCGTGATGATAGTGATGTTCCGCGAGAATATTTCGGGGCATTGCAGCATGG GTGCGACCATTATAGGAGAAGATGCAAGCTGAAGGCGCCTTGTTGCGATCAGATTTTTACTTGCCGTCACTGTCATAACGAAGCCACG AGTACTTTGAGCAACCCGAGAGATAGACACGCGATTGTTCGCCATGAAGTTAAGCAAGTACAAGCCACTTCCCTTTACATGTCTTT GTTGTTTGTGCAATATGCAATACTGAACAACAG GTTTCCAATCTATGTTCGAATTGTGGCGTCAAATTTGGTGAATACTTCTGCAGCATATGCAAATTCTATGATGATGAT ATCAGTAAAAACCAGTTTCATTGCAATGACTGTGGCATTTGCAG AGTTGGTGGTCGCGAAAACTTCTTTCATTGCCCCAAGTGTG TTTCTGTTCGACTCAACCAAACAGACTACAATTATGAAATGTGGGCACACAATGCATGTGGAATGTTATAATGAGATGTTTAACCAAAACCA GTATCGTTGTCCAATCTGCTCCAAGTCGGTGTTCAATATGTCTAATAGTTGGGAAAGATTAGATGAGGAG ATTGCAGCGACTGCAATGCCTGAGGAATACCGCTACGAA GTTGAAAATCTCTGCAACGATTGCAACCATACTAGCAAGACTTTCTTCCACACATTTGGCCACAAGTGCCAACACTGTAATTCCTACAATACACGTGTGATAACAAGGGGGGGAGACCGGCAGCAATAG
- the LOC121768597 gene encoding glutaredoxin-C13-like: protein MEKIGKVASEKGVVVFSKSTCCLCYAVQILFRDLGVQPLVHDIDHDPEGKEMEKALMRMGYSAPVPMVYIGGKLMGSTNEIMSLHLSGSLVQLLRAYQHTN from the coding sequence ATGGAGAAGATAGGGAAAGTGGCATCGGAGAAGGGGGTGGTGGTGTTCAGCAAGAGCACGTGCTGCTTGTGCTACGCGGTGCAGATCCTGTTCCGCGATCTCGGGGTGCAGCCGCTGGTGCATGATATCGACCACGACCCCGAGGGGAAGGAGATGGAGAAGGCGCTGATGCGGATGGGGTACAGCGCCCCCGTACCCATGGTCTACATCGGCGGCAAGCTCATGGGCTCCACCAACGAGATCATGTCGCTCCACCTCAGCGGCTCCCTTGTCCAGCTCCTCAGGGCCTACCAGCACACCAACTAG